The proteins below are encoded in one region of Bremerella sp. P1:
- a CDS encoding tetratricopeptide repeat protein, with amino-acid sequence MIRTHRTSVILLLLLVFVLGCGGRKIRPQVDDTKANVASDAGSSKQFVDQAITYLRDLDRYPSGKVKVEVLERMNRWLMSQKLDPNWQPDPMVAELPDAIQSLPGLQDLESRGFLDQPEKFASATFRGSEFDFLVGTYWAKTISDWVRKNQTPPADIQAFLDAQVNQTLDDSQVNDLGLAYLLFDWTVRHIHPVRTNELEQGKFAPGTSRDAWNALQLNEGDALERARVFIHLCRQQGLDAVVVKFGQDEDAPQVVGVAIGQELFLFDMAYALPISEKDGKGIQRLSHLVENPEDLQAMASKNYKYPATAEDLEKVTLLIEAPSTSLTQATQLLEGVLSGDATMKVHVEPSSLKDRLSSFKGVTDIQLWTAPFEAETAIAKRLSDPVLGQLFQVERWIYDTMTPFATARTLQLMCKFSDESQQLGARTMFMDTRVMERQFRIANPREQLEMLAVGGMDLPDDPKVQQFFLDRVRKNVLLWRELSSFNLGVIALADGQYDSAIYFFEDGTLKEFPGTRFKSAAFYGIGRSAEALARQDENKEMAQKAFDFYTDDDDVLSPYRRGNALRAERLPLLESKADAEEKQQPAEDTEVKDKPEETKEEEASKPESTQPEPTSES; translated from the coding sequence ATGATCCGCACCCATCGAACCTCTGTCATCTTGCTGTTGCTTCTCGTTTTTGTGCTGGGATGCGGTGGACGGAAGATTCGCCCGCAGGTCGATGACACGAAAGCGAACGTCGCGTCTGACGCCGGCAGTTCCAAGCAATTTGTCGATCAAGCGATCACTTACCTGCGCGACCTGGATCGATACCCATCGGGAAAAGTAAAGGTTGAAGTCCTTGAGCGCATGAATCGCTGGTTGATGTCGCAAAAGCTCGATCCCAACTGGCAGCCTGATCCGATGGTAGCGGAACTCCCAGACGCAATTCAGAGCCTGCCAGGGCTACAGGACTTAGAAAGTCGAGGATTTCTCGATCAGCCAGAAAAGTTCGCCTCGGCTACTTTTCGTGGCAGTGAGTTTGACTTTCTGGTCGGTACTTATTGGGCCAAAACCATCTCGGACTGGGTCCGCAAGAATCAGACGCCTCCGGCGGATATCCAGGCCTTTCTGGACGCTCAAGTCAATCAAACGCTCGACGACAGCCAGGTGAATGACCTCGGATTGGCTTACTTGCTATTTGACTGGACGGTCCGGCACATTCACCCGGTTCGTACCAATGAACTGGAGCAGGGGAAGTTCGCCCCGGGAACGAGTCGCGATGCCTGGAATGCCCTGCAGTTGAACGAAGGAGACGCGTTAGAACGGGCTCGAGTCTTCATCCATCTGTGTCGCCAACAAGGCCTGGACGCTGTCGTTGTGAAATTTGGCCAGGACGAGGACGCTCCCCAGGTAGTCGGCGTTGCGATCGGTCAAGAGTTGTTCCTCTTTGACATGGCCTACGCACTTCCTATCTCGGAAAAGGATGGCAAGGGAATTCAACGCCTGTCCCATTTGGTAGAGAATCCCGAAGACCTGCAGGCGATGGCGTCCAAGAACTACAAGTATCCGGCAACCGCCGAAGATCTCGAGAAGGTCACGCTTCTGATCGAAGCCCCATCGACCTCGCTAACTCAAGCAACGCAGTTGCTCGAAGGGGTCCTCTCAGGCGACGCCACGATGAAAGTTCACGTAGAACCATCTTCGTTGAAGGACCGACTATCGAGCTTCAAGGGAGTTACCGACATTCAACTGTGGACCGCCCCATTCGAAGCTGAAACGGCAATTGCCAAACGTTTATCCGACCCAGTGCTAGGACAACTCTTCCAGGTTGAACGGTGGATTTACGATACGATGACTCCCTTCGCCACCGCGCGAACGTTACAACTTATGTGCAAATTCAGCGACGAGTCGCAGCAACTGGGTGCCCGGACAATGTTCATGGATACGCGTGTGATGGAACGTCAATTCCGAATCGCCAATCCTCGTGAACAACTCGAAATGCTGGCGGTTGGCGGCATGGACTTGCCGGACGATCCTAAGGTTCAGCAGTTCTTTCTCGACCGGGTTCGAAAAAACGTCTTGTTGTGGCGAGAGCTTTCCAGCTTCAACCTGGGCGTGATCGCTCTAGCAGACGGGCAGTACGATTCGGCAATCTACTTCTTTGAAGATGGAACCTTGAAAGAGTTCCCTGGGACACGATTCAAGTCGGCAGCGTTCTATGGCATCGGTCGCAGTGCCGAAGCACTCGCACGGCAAGACGAAAACAAGGAGATGGCTCAGAAAGCCTTCGACTTTTATACCGATGACGACGACGTCCTTTCCCCGTATCGCCGCGGCAATGCCCTGCGGGCTGAGCGTTTGCCACTTCTGGAATCAAAAGCAGATGCTGAGGAGAAGCAACAGCCTGCCGAAGATACTGAAGTAAAGGACAAGCCCGAGGAGACCAAAGAGGAAGAAGCGAGCAAGCCGGAGTCGACTCAGCCCGAGCCAACCTCCGAAAGCTAA
- a CDS encoding phosphoribosylaminoimidazolesuccinocarboxamide synthase — MGLNYPVRQGKVRDVYDLGEQVLLVASDRISAFDYILPSLIPDKGRVLTQMSQYWFETLDVPNHLISTDVHQMNLEGDVDLGELEGRATLARKTEVIPIECVVRGYLAGSGWKEYQRNQTVCDIPLPEGLQQAAKLPEPIFTPATKAETGHDENISFERMVEIVGPDMANLLREKSIAVYQAGARRALEHGIIIADTKFEWGVVDGEVLLIDEVLTPDSSRFWPQDEYAVGMSPPSFDKQFVRDWLEASTWDKNSEPPTLPQGVVEKTRAKYIEAYERITQRKFAW; from the coding sequence ATGGGTCTTAACTATCCCGTTCGACAGGGCAAAGTTCGCGACGTCTATGATCTGGGCGAGCAGGTTTTGTTGGTAGCATCCGACCGAATCAGCGCATTTGATTATATTCTGCCATCCCTCATCCCCGATAAGGGGCGGGTCCTGACGCAGATGAGTCAGTACTGGTTCGAAACACTTGATGTTCCCAACCATCTGATTTCGACCGATGTGCACCAGATGAACCTGGAAGGCGACGTTGATCTTGGTGAGCTGGAAGGTCGTGCGACCTTGGCTCGCAAGACAGAAGTTATTCCGATCGAGTGCGTCGTGCGTGGTTATCTCGCTGGTTCGGGCTGGAAGGAGTATCAGCGGAATCAAACGGTCTGCGATATTCCGTTGCCAGAAGGATTGCAGCAAGCAGCCAAGTTGCCTGAGCCCATTTTCACGCCAGCCACTAAGGCGGAAACGGGGCATGACGAGAATATCTCGTTCGAGCGGATGGTTGAAATCGTTGGTCCCGATATGGCGAACCTGCTGCGTGAGAAGAGCATCGCCGTTTACCAAGCAGGTGCCCGGCGGGCACTTGAGCACGGCATTATCATCGCGGATACCAAGTTTGAATGGGGCGTCGTCGATGGAGAGGTGCTTCTGATCGACGAAGTGCTCACGCCGGATAGTTCTCGCTTCTGGCCGCAAGACGAGTACGCCGTGGGAATGAGTCCACCTTCGTTTGACAAGCAGTTCGTCCGCGACTGGTTAGAGGCAAGCACCTGGGATAAGAACAGCGAGCCTCCCACGCTGCCGCAGGGAGTGGTCGAGAAAACACGAGCCAAGTATATCGAAGCCTACGAGCGAATCACCCAGCGCAAGTTCGCGTGGTAG
- a CDS encoding 3-keto-disaccharide hydrolase has translation MSFYRALFSLLIITSLLAGPAVGLDSSAKKDDDRAEKKDEAKKDSPKHDSKEHHKKKHEADKKGGKDHKGHEHHDKKKAKPQASDKKNSSKDKVKEKPEKKGDKPKQDAPKKEMKPAPKKEEPKKEEKPKPSKDDAKAKVEKKDSGDKPVKEAPKKELKPEPKKKEPKKNEPTPAKKPAPEPKMEKEAPKKLESKLEPKPEKKPEEIPPPKEAPKPQPKPAPQPQPKPNPQKFAVTDLAKVDEDFAFQGEYYGKLRLPGGILETTGIQVIARGDGNFVGRQLRGGLPGNGWRNDPMIDLSGKRDGDKLVLSQGNYQVVITGNKATVINSTGSTLGILTKVQRRSELLGLKPSSNATVLFDGKSADGFVDAKINEKGELQIGTITKDPVQDFRLHLEFRLPYMPYAVGQARSNSGLYIQERYEVQILDSFGLPGEFNECGALYRTKSPDINMCFPPLAWQTYDVYFKAARFDDEGKKISPARITVQHNGILVQDNYVIPNKTGAGKPEGAEARPIKLQDHGNPVVFRNVWIEYLGGPTVTSKPEAIATPEKN, from the coding sequence ATGTCGTTCTACCGTGCATTGTTTTCCCTGCTGATCATCACCTCGCTGCTCGCCGGTCCGGCGGTCGGACTCGATTCGTCTGCCAAGAAGGACGACGACCGCGCAGAAAAGAAAGACGAAGCGAAAAAAGATTCCCCAAAGCACGACTCGAAAGAACACCACAAGAAGAAGCACGAAGCAGACAAAAAGGGTGGTAAAGACCACAAGGGCCACGAGCACCACGATAAAAAGAAGGCCAAGCCACAAGCGTCCGACAAGAAGAATTCATCCAAGGACAAAGTGAAAGAGAAACCGGAAAAGAAGGGGGACAAGCCCAAGCAAGATGCTCCCAAGAAGGAGATGAAGCCGGCACCCAAAAAAGAAGAACCGAAGAAAGAAGAGAAGCCGAAGCCATCGAAGGATGACGCCAAGGCGAAAGTCGAAAAGAAAGACTCAGGCGATAAACCGGTCAAGGAAGCTCCTAAGAAGGAGTTGAAGCCCGAACCGAAAAAGAAAGAGCCGAAGAAGAACGAGCCGACTCCCGCCAAGAAGCCTGCTCCCGAACCCAAAATGGAAAAGGAAGCACCCAAAAAACTGGAATCGAAGTTGGAGCCAAAACCAGAAAAGAAGCCTGAAGAGATTCCTCCTCCGAAAGAAGCCCCCAAGCCGCAGCCCAAGCCGGCTCCCCAACCTCAACCGAAGCCCAATCCGCAGAAGTTTGCGGTGACGGATCTGGCCAAGGTCGATGAAGACTTTGCCTTCCAGGGCGAATACTACGGAAAGCTGCGATTGCCGGGCGGGATCCTCGAAACGACCGGTATCCAAGTCATTGCTCGCGGTGACGGCAACTTCGTCGGTCGCCAACTGCGAGGTGGATTGCCTGGAAATGGTTGGCGCAACGATCCCATGATCGACCTGAGCGGTAAGCGAGATGGCGACAAGCTTGTCCTCAGCCAGGGCAATTACCAGGTGGTTATTACCGGCAACAAGGCCACGGTAATCAACTCGACCGGCAGCACCCTCGGTATTCTCACGAAGGTCCAACGCCGCAGCGAATTGCTGGGGCTCAAGCCAAGTTCCAATGCCACGGTTTTGTTCGACGGAAAGTCGGCCGACGGTTTTGTTGATGCCAAGATCAACGAAAAAGGGGAATTGCAAATCGGCACGATCACGAAAGATCCTGTCCAGGACTTCCGCCTGCACCTCGAGTTCCGCCTGCCGTACATGCCCTATGCCGTCGGCCAGGCTCGTTCCAATAGCGGACTTTACATCCAGGAAAGATACGAAGTCCAGATCCTCGACTCGTTTGGCCTACCTGGAGAGTTCAACGAATGCGGGGCCCTCTACCGAACGAAAAGCCCCGACATCAACATGTGCTTTCCTCCGTTGGCCTGGCAGACCTACGATGTCTACTTCAAAGCCGCACGTTTCGATGACGAAGGGAAGAAGATTTCGCCTGCTCGAATCACCGTCCAGCACAACGGCATTCTCGTTCAGGACAACTACGTAATCCCAAACAAGACCGGAGCTGGTAAGCCGGAAGGTGCCGAGGCACGTCCCATCAAGCTGCAAGACCACGGTAATCCGGTCGTCTTCCGCAATGTCTGGATCGAGTACCTTGGTGGCCCCACGGTAACCAGCAAGCCAGAAGCGATCGCTACGCCGGAAAAGAACTAG
- a CDS encoding SpoIIE family protein phosphatase, which produces MSSYLVALNGPDSGKKIFLAGEEFTLGRHPECDIVVEVGAVSRYHAKITHNDRGFIIEDLKSRNGTFVNDEQIAQPHKLEHGDTIRVCDISFEFKQEGVKPTPNETVGLKADGPGAFGAVMVDDDGATSTIMSKFEVSSQTGSIHLTASPEVKLNALLEITRGLTGTLSLDEVLPKVLEGLFHIFLQADRGFIILQDGSGNMVPRWTKARKESDEEEIRISRTIVKHVMQTREAILSADAAADSRFEMSQSITDFKIRSIMCAPLVNADDEVIGVIQIDTLDQRKRFQKEDLEVAVSVGMQAAAAIERAQLHDQAIRQIAFERDLHTAKQVQIGFLPSEQPSVPGYDFYHYYLAANSVGGDYYDYISLPDGGTAILVGDVVGHGIAASLMMAKLSAEARYCLASMSDLQQAAFHLNNNFAEYTPADKFVTLAIAILHPETNQVTLINAGHNPPILRKSDGTCSMIAEEEIGLPLGIMEDMDYDIARFTLEPGEMLFIYTDGINEAMNADGDQYGMERMLQCVSQKTDDVEVCSKAIIDDCHKFMAESPQFDDMCMVALQRKA; this is translated from the coding sequence ATGTCCAGCTACCTCGTCGCTCTGAATGGCCCAGATTCCGGCAAAAAAATATTCCTCGCTGGTGAGGAATTTACCCTCGGTCGACATCCCGAGTGCGATATCGTTGTGGAAGTTGGTGCCGTCAGTCGGTACCACGCGAAAATAACGCACAACGATCGTGGATTTATCATCGAGGACCTGAAGAGCCGAAACGGGACCTTCGTTAACGATGAGCAAATCGCCCAGCCTCATAAGCTGGAGCATGGCGACACGATCCGCGTTTGCGATATCTCGTTCGAATTCAAGCAAGAAGGGGTCAAGCCAACTCCGAATGAGACCGTTGGCCTGAAGGCCGACGGACCAGGGGCATTCGGTGCCGTCATGGTGGACGATGACGGGGCAACGTCCACGATCATGTCCAAGTTTGAGGTCTCGTCGCAGACGGGCTCCATTCACCTGACGGCCAGTCCGGAAGTCAAGCTGAACGCGTTGCTCGAGATCACGCGTGGTCTGACCGGGACACTCTCGCTCGATGAGGTTCTGCCGAAAGTTCTCGAAGGCCTGTTTCATATCTTCCTGCAAGCCGATCGCGGCTTCATTATCCTGCAGGACGGCTCTGGAAATATGGTCCCCCGCTGGACCAAGGCCCGCAAAGAGAGTGACGAAGAAGAAATTCGCATCAGCCGAACGATCGTCAAGCATGTTATGCAGACGCGCGAAGCCATCCTTTCGGCTGACGCAGCCGCGGACTCTCGCTTCGAGATGAGCCAGAGTATCACGGACTTCAAAATTCGTTCGATCATGTGTGCTCCCCTGGTCAATGCCGACGACGAAGTGATCGGTGTGATCCAGATCGATACGCTCGATCAACGCAAGCGATTCCAGAAGGAAGACCTGGAAGTCGCTGTCAGTGTCGGGATGCAGGCCGCCGCAGCCATCGAACGAGCTCAACTGCACGACCAGGCTATTCGGCAGATCGCCTTCGAACGCGACCTGCACACGGCCAAGCAGGTGCAGATTGGATTTTTGCCGTCCGAACAACCGTCGGTGCCAGGTTACGACTTTTATCACTATTATCTCGCCGCGAATTCAGTCGGCGGCGACTATTACGACTACATTTCCCTTCCCGATGGAGGTACGGCGATTCTCGTAGGGGATGTTGTGGGGCATGGAATCGCAGCCTCGCTGATGATGGCTAAGTTGTCGGCCGAAGCTCGGTATTGCCTGGCTTCGATGTCCGATCTTCAGCAAGCGGCATTTCACCTCAACAACAACTTCGCCGAATACACCCCGGCCGATAAGTTTGTGACGCTGGCGATTGCGATCCTGCATCCGGAAACGAACCAGGTGACCCTCATCAACGCCGGGCACAATCCGCCGATCCTGCGGAAGTCAGACGGCACGTGCTCGATGATCGCCGAAGAAGAAATCGGCCTGCCGCTGGGCATCATGGAAGATATGGACTACGACATTGCCCGCTTCACACTTGAACCGGGTGAAATGCTCTTCATTTATACCGACGGTATCAACGAAGCCATGAACGCCGACGGTGATCAATACGGCATGGAACGCATGTTACAGTGCGTTTCGCAGAAGACCGACGACGTTGAAGTCTGTAGCAAGGCCATCATCGACGACTGCCACAAGTTCATGGCCGAAAGCCCTCAGTTCGATGACATGTGCATGGTCGCACTGCAGCGCAAAGCGTAG
- a CDS encoding S1C family serine protease — translation MEPTPHNGPPEAANSPPSQPNPVAFLRLFLYCLVAAFCGAWVLSYWTTPSDKPSLNPNAEPRTITPRGDLAADEKSTIELFENSANSVVFITTSQQVRMYGSAKVSEMATGQGSGFVWDEQGHIVTNYHVVKSIANGSGTARVTFADASTYVATIVGSSPEHDLAVLQVTNFQGEAFQPIQVGESANLQVGQKVFAIGNPFGFDHTLTTGVISGLGRSIEAEDGRQIDDLIQTDAAINPGNSGGPLLDSSGRLIGVNSAIYSPSGAYAGIGFAIPVDTVNSVVTELIRHGQIKRPYLGVRVAPPTINARLGIEGALVAEIVPGSPAEKAGFQPTIISADQQVVLGDLIIQMDDKPIKNFGDIVQKLFDHKVGDTLRVKVIRGLMTDKQREIELDVDLAEST, via the coding sequence ATGGAGCCTACCCCTCACAACGGCCCTCCAGAGGCCGCGAATTCTCCCCCATCGCAGCCGAACCCGGTCGCTTTCTTGCGTCTGTTTCTTTATTGCCTGGTTGCCGCATTTTGTGGTGCCTGGGTCCTTAGCTACTGGACCACGCCCAGCGATAAGCCTTCACTCAATCCCAACGCCGAACCTCGGACGATCACCCCCCGGGGGGATCTGGCCGCCGACGAAAAGTCGACGATCGAATTATTTGAGAATTCTGCCAACTCGGTGGTTTTCATCACGACCTCGCAGCAGGTTCGGATGTACGGAAGTGCCAAAGTTTCCGAAATGGCCACAGGGCAGGGGAGTGGATTCGTCTGGGACGAACAGGGTCATATCGTCACCAATTACCACGTCGTCAAGTCGATCGCCAATGGCTCAGGCACCGCTCGTGTGACCTTCGCCGATGCTTCCACCTATGTGGCCACCATCGTTGGCTCGTCCCCGGAACATGACCTGGCGGTCCTCCAGGTAACCAATTTCCAGGGAGAGGCCTTCCAGCCGATCCAGGTTGGTGAGTCTGCCAATCTTCAGGTTGGCCAAAAAGTTTTTGCGATCGGCAACCCATTCGGTTTCGACCATACACTCACCACCGGGGTCATCAGCGGCTTGGGACGATCGATCGAAGCAGAGGATGGCAGACAGATCGACGACCTGATTCAAACCGATGCGGCCATTAATCCAGGTAACAGCGGGGGGCCTTTGCTGGACAGCAGTGGGCGTCTGATTGGGGTGAATTCGGCAATCTACAGCCCCAGCGGAGCCTACGCCGGAATCGGTTTTGCCATTCCAGTCGATACGGTTAACTCGGTAGTGACCGAGTTGATTCGACATGGACAGATCAAACGTCCTTACCTGGGTGTTCGCGTAGCACCACCGACAATCAATGCTCGTCTGGGCATTGAAGGGGCGCTCGTTGCCGAGATCGTCCCCGGCAGTCCCGCCGAAAAAGCGGGCTTCCAGCCCACGATTATTTCCGCCGACCAGCAAGTGGTGCTGGGTGACTTGATCATTCAAATGGATGATAAGCCGATCAAGAATTTCGGCGATATCGTCCAGAAGTTGTTCGACCACAAAGTCGGCGATACTTTGCGCGTCAAGGTTATCCGTGGGCTGATGACCGACAAGCAGCGTGAAATAGAATTGGATGTCGATCTGGCCGAATCGACCTAG
- a CDS encoding HAD hydrolase-like protein, which yields MKVCLFDIDGTLITTGMAGKDAMIEAFLKVAELTQLEHIFQVSGKTDRGIFAELYELHGKTLSEEAWHTFLDEYLSGLATNLPQRQGLVLEGVAVLLAKLSQRDDVLLGLLTGNVEKGAALKLGHYGIHEYFAFGGFGDHHPNRDDVARAALEAAEAFHGETISPDDIYVIGDTPNDVKCARAIGAKAVAVATGVFSEEQLKAAKPDLLLTNLADTDAVTQFIFG from the coding sequence ATGAAAGTCTGTCTCTTCGATATCGATGGAACCCTCATCACCACGGGCATGGCCGGCAAAGATGCCATGATCGAGGCGTTTCTGAAAGTTGCCGAGCTAACTCAGTTGGAACATATCTTCCAGGTTAGCGGCAAGACAGACCGAGGCATTTTCGCCGAACTCTACGAACTGCACGGCAAGACACTCAGCGAAGAAGCCTGGCATACGTTCCTCGATGAATACTTAAGCGGACTGGCAACCAACCTTCCCCAGCGGCAAGGGCTCGTGCTGGAAGGGGTCGCCGTGCTGTTGGCGAAGCTCTCTCAGCGGGATGATGTTCTGCTGGGGCTCCTGACGGGGAACGTCGAAAAAGGTGCTGCCCTTAAGCTTGGTCACTACGGAATTCACGAGTACTTTGCATTCGGCGGATTCGGCGATCATCACCCCAACCGCGACGACGTCGCACGAGCCGCACTTGAGGCCGCCGAGGCATTTCACGGTGAAACCATTTCACCGGACGATATCTACGTCATCGGTGACACGCCGAATGATGTGAAGTGTGCCCGGGCTATCGGCGCAAAGGCCGTTGCCGTAGCCACAGGCGTCTTTTCAGAAGAGCAGCTTAAGGCCGCCAAGCCTGATCTTCTGCTCACGAATCTGGCAGATACCGATGCGGTGACTCAGTTTATCTTCGGCTGA
- a CDS encoding M24 family metallopeptidase — translation MAAPRSKSNPRVSKLRRQLKQSGAEALLVTNFKNVTYLTGFTGDDSYLLVTAKEEILFSDPRYSEQLEEECPHVKLEVREQGVSILDSVAKTVSKAKIGKLGIESSSMTVQFFKKVVAKLPRVEIKPLDGLVEELRVIKDKGEIALTRDAVSLAEKAFAVLKAGLRGDQTEKELEALLTYDIQRNGGRGTSFPPIVGVGPRAARPHGTPGMVKMEEESFVLIDWGADYRFYKSDLTRVLFYGKVPAKMKKMYETCLKAQLAAIDKIKPGVIMSDVDKAARSIIAKAGWGKQFGHGLGHGIGLDIHEAPRLNSLSDRPLEPGMIVTVEPGIYFPGFGGVRIEDDILVTKDGHEVLTSVPKSFEEATISI, via the coding sequence ATGGCCGCCCCGCGTAGTAAGTCGAATCCCCGTGTTAGCAAGCTCCGTCGCCAACTCAAGCAAAGCGGGGCCGAAGCCCTGTTGGTCACTAACTTCAAAAACGTGACCTACCTGACAGGTTTCACCGGCGACGACAGCTATCTGCTGGTGACCGCCAAGGAAGAGATTCTGTTCAGTGATCCTCGTTATAGCGAGCAACTCGAAGAAGAATGTCCGCATGTGAAGCTCGAAGTTCGCGAGCAAGGCGTCTCGATTCTTGACTCGGTCGCCAAGACAGTCAGTAAGGCCAAGATCGGCAAGCTGGGTATCGAGAGCTCGTCGATGACCGTTCAGTTCTTTAAGAAAGTGGTCGCCAAGCTTCCCCGAGTCGAGATCAAACCGCTCGATGGGCTTGTGGAAGAGCTGCGCGTTATCAAAGACAAAGGGGAAATCGCTCTTACCCGCGATGCTGTCTCGCTGGCCGAGAAAGCGTTTGCCGTCCTGAAAGCAGGTCTCCGCGGTGATCAGACCGAGAAAGAACTGGAAGCACTGCTAACCTACGATATCCAGCGAAACGGCGGCCGCGGCACCAGCTTCCCGCCGATCGTGGGCGTCGGCCCGCGGGCTGCTCGTCCCCATGGCACGCCAGGCATGGTCAAAATGGAAGAAGAGAGCTTCGTTTTGATCGACTGGGGAGCCGACTATCGGTTCTACAAGAGCGACCTCACCCGTGTCCTCTTCTATGGCAAGGTCCCGGCCAAGATGAAGAAGATGTACGAGACTTGCCTGAAAGCCCAGCTGGCCGCGATCGACAAGATTAAACCTGGCGTCATCATGTCCGACGTTGATAAAGCGGCTCGCAGCATCATCGCGAAAGCAGGCTGGGGAAAACAATTCGGACATGGGCTAGGGCATGGTATCGGCCTGGACATCCATGAAGCACCACGTCTGAACTCGCTGAGCGATCGACCTCTGGAACCCGGCATGATCGTCACCGTCGAGCCCGGCATTTACTTCCCAGGCTTTGGCGGTGTTCGGATTGAAGATGACATCCTGGTCACCAAAGATGGGCACGAAGTCCTGACGAGCGTCCCGAAGTCGTTTGAGGAAGCGACGATTTCGATCTAA
- the accB gene encoding acetyl-CoA carboxylase biotin carboxyl carrier protein produces the protein MSDSKSTSSNVFNVETVRSLVELMKQHDLSELDLREGDQKISLKRGGQAPIYAAPAPMQAAPMPVAAAPAAPAAAPAASGGGEAADANLIAIKSPMVGTYYSKPKPDAESFARIGDHISEDSVVCIIEAMKVFNEIKAEVSGKVVKVLVKDEEPVEFGQPLFMVDPQG, from the coding sequence ATGTCCGATTCCAAATCGACTTCTAGCAATGTTTTCAACGTCGAGACGGTTCGCTCGCTAGTCGAACTGATGAAGCAGCACGACCTGAGCGAACTTGATCTTCGCGAAGGAGACCAGAAAATCTCGCTCAAGCGAGGTGGTCAGGCTCCGATCTATGCTGCTCCGGCACCCATGCAGGCTGCTCCAATGCCCGTTGCTGCGGCACCAGCTGCCCCTGCTGCGGCTCCTGCAGCCTCAGGTGGTGGCGAAGCTGCCGATGCCAACTTGATTGCCATCAAGAGCCCCATGGTTGGCACCTATTACTCCAAGCCCAAACCGGATGCCGAATCGTTTGCCCGAATTGGCGATCACATTTCGGAAGACTCCGTTGTTTGCATCATCGAAGCGATGAAGGTCTTTAACGAAATCAAAGCCGAAGTCTCCGGCAAGGTCGTCAAGGTTCTGGTCAAGGACGAAGAACCAGTTGAATTCGGGCAGCCGCTGTTCATGGTCGATCCGCAGGGCTAA